GGCTATTCCGGAGAACCTTCATATTGTATTCAGTGCAAAAAAGGTAAGCCATAAAAAACTTCCTGAATATTATAAAAATTCCCGTGTTTTGCTTGATCTCACCCGCGAAAACCAATATGGACTGAGCTTCAGGATCTTCGAAGCTATGGCAATGGAGAAAAAAATCATTACAGACAACAAAATGATCAGAAACTATGATTTTTACAGTCCCAATAATATTTTAGTGTTAAATGAAACCTGCAGCAACCTGAGCCTGTCTTTTTTTGAATCGCCTTACGAAAAAATCCCGGAAGACGTATATCTTAAGTATACATTGGAAAATTGGACAGACAGAGTTTTTGATATATATAACTATAACTCATGAAAAAAAGATTATTATTTATCGCTCCAGGCTATTATGGTTTTAATGAAGTTGTTTATGACGGATTAAAAAAATATAGTGGTTATGAAGTAACCCATATTAACTCTACACTTCCTTATCAGTATAAAAATATTTTAGAAAAAGTCTATAATTTTTTCTTGAAATTATTTTTTAAAAAAAACATAAAGAATATAAAGCGAGGAGAACATATACAAAGGATAATCAACAGCCATAATTATGATATAGTACTTATCAACAGACCCGATGTTTTAACTGAAAATGATCTATTATCAGCTATTCAAAAAAGTAAAAGATCAATCGCGCTTTTTTGGGATAGTATCCAAAAAATTCCTTCGCAAAAGAATTACATTAAAAAATTTGATGTTTGTTGTAGCTTCGATTCGGAAGATTGTAAAAAATATAAATTAAATTATATCACTAATTTTTATTTTATAGAACATCATAAAAAAGAAGAAAAATATAATATTGGCTATTTGGCAACTTATGATAAAAGGATTAAAGAAACAATAACATTATTTAATTATTTCAAAGAAAAAAATATTTCAGCAAGAGGAAAAATTTTCACATATAAATCAATTCCTGTTAAGGAAAAACTCCCTTCAAATCTTGAAATTATTCATGAAATTATTCCATTCTCAACATCATATAAGTATTATTTTGATTTCAAAATAATACTCGATATTGCACATCCTCATCAGAAAGGCCTTTCATTCAGACCATATGAAGCTATTGGATTAAATAAGAAATTAATCACAACCAATCAGGAAATATTACATTGTGACTTTTATAATCCTAATAATATTTTGGTCGTTAATGATGTACAAAACATTTTAATTCCGGAAAGTTTTATCAGTAATGATTATGAACAGCCAGAACAATGGATAAAGGAAAAATATTATATTAAAAACTGGATAAAAACTATACTTTCACTTAATGAAAACTAAAATATATTTCATCTGTCCTACTAATAAATTTGCCAGTGGTGGGGTAAAACAAATATACCGGCAAGTTGAAACATTGAATAAAAATGGTTTTGAAGCATATTTATTACTTAAAAAACCTGGAAAAAAGGAAAATTGGTTTAATACAAATGTTACAATAAAGTACAGTCCATATATATTTAAGCAATTAAAATATTTCTATAAGGGAAAGAAAATTAATTTCCTGCAAAAATTAGTTTTATTTTTTTTGAAAAATAAAAGTGAAGAGATTGATAAAAATGGTATTTTAGTTTTTCCTGAAATCTACGGCCCTGACATTCATAAAGTAGAGCCGGAAGTATCTAAGGTTATTTTTAATCAAAATTGTTATTATACTTTCGGATATTTTTCTCTTTATGAAGATTATAAAATAAATCCATATAATCATTCTAAAACTTTAGCAACAATTGTTGCCTCCGAAGACGCTGAGAAATATATCAATTACTCTTTTCCTAATTTAAAAATTTTGAAAATGAGATTAGGCATTGATTATAAAATATTCAGTTACTCCGAAGACAAGGAAAAACAGATTTCTTTCATGCCAAGAAAACTTAGTGATGATGTAACGCAAGTAATCAACATCCTGAAACAAAGAAATTCATTAAAAGGTTGGAATCTTATACCTATTGACAATAAATCGGAATTTGAGGTTGCTGAAATCATGAAGAAAAGCACCCTTTTTTTAAGTTTCAATCATAAAGAAGGATTTGGACTTCCTCCTGCAGAAGCGATGTCTTGTGGATGTTATGTGATAGGTTATACAGGACAGGGAGGAAAAGAATATTTA
The sequence above is a segment of the Chryseobacterium sp. JJR-5R genome. Coding sequences within it:
- a CDS encoding lipopolysaccharide core biosynthesis protein rfaS, which translates into the protein MKKRLLFIAPGYYGFNEVVYDGLKKYSGYEVTHINSTLPYQYKNILEKVYNFFLKLFFKKNIKNIKRGEHIQRIINSHNYDIVLINRPDVLTENDLLSAIQKSKRSIALFWDSIQKIPSQKNYIKKFDVCCSFDSEDCKKYKLNYITNFYFIEHHKKEEKYNIGYLATYDKRIKETITLFNYFKEKNISARGKIFTYKSIPVKEKLPSNLEIIHEIIPFSTSYKYYFDFKIILDIAHPHQKGLSFRPYEAIGLNKKLITTNQEILHCDFYNPNNILVVNDVQNILIPESFISNDYEQPEQWIKEKYYIKNWIKTILSLNEN
- a CDS encoding glycosyltransferase, which produces MKTKIYFICPTNKFASGGVKQIYRQVETLNKNGFEAYLLLKKPGKKENWFNTNVTIKYSPYIFKQLKYFYKGKKINFLQKLVLFFLKNKSEEIDKNGILVFPEIYGPDIHKVEPEVSKVIFNQNCYYTFGYFSLYEDYKINPYNHSKTLATIVASEDAEKYINYSFPNLKILKMRLGIDYKIFSYSEDKEKQISFMPRKLSDDVTQVINILKQRNSLKGWNLIPIDNKSEFEVAEIMKKSTLFLSFNHKEGFGLPPAEAMSCGCYVIGYTGQGGKEYLKPEFSTPIEDGNIIEFVQKIEETIEAYENNPQEILNKGKIASNFISENYSIEHETNDTINIWNKISQDYYI